The sequence CACGTCGGACCTGGTTCATGAAGGCAAGGTCGCCGGCGACTGGCTTGTAAAGACGGTCGGCGACAAGAAGTGCAACATCGTCGAGCTGCAGGGCACGACCGGTTCCTCGCCGGCCATCGCCCGCAAGAAGGGCTTCGACGAGGCCATCAAGGGTCATGACAACCTGAAGATCGTTCGCAGCCAGACCGGCGATTTCACCCGCGCCAAGGGCAAGGAAGTCATGGAAAGCTTCCTGAAGGCTGAAAACGGCGGCAAGGACATCTGCGCGCTCTATGCCCATAATGACGACATGGCCGTTGGCGCCATCCAGGCGATCAAGGAAGCCGGCCTGAAGCCTGGCAAGGATATCCTGACCGTGTCGGTCGATTCGGTTCCGGATCTCTTCAAGGCGATGGCTGCCGGTGAGGCGAACGCAACCGTTGAGCTGACGCCGAACATGGCAGGTCCTGCCTTCGACGCGCTCGATGCCTATTTGAAGACCAAGAAAGAGCCGCCGAAGTGGATCCAGACGGAATCCAAGCTCTATACCCAGGCGGATGATCCGCAGAAGGTCTACGAGCAGAAGAAGGACCTCGGCTACTAAGACGAAAGCCCATCGCACCGGCTCGGCAATGCCGCGCCGGTGCGATATCCTGTGCAAGATGCCGGCGCACCCACGGAATGCGCCGGCTATCGCTTTCGCAATTTGATTCATTCCAAGGAAATTCGCGCTTCATGGCTCACGACGTAGAGCGACTTCTGACGGCGACAGGTTTTTGTAAATATTTCCCCGGTTCGACCGCTCTCGATCATGTCGATTTCACATTGATGCGCGGCGAGGTCCATGCGCTTCTCGGCGAGAACGGTGCCGGAAAATCGACCCTGATCAAATGCATGACCGGCGCCTATCGCCGCGATGCGGGTGCCCTGGTTCTCGATGCGGCGGAGATCGATCCGCATGATACGCTGGCCGCTCAGAAGCTCGGTATTGGAACCGTCTACCAGGAAGTGAACCTGCTGCCCAATCTGAGCGTAGCGGAAAACTTGTTTCTGGGCCGCCAGCCGCGGCGGTTCGGGATGGTCAGCAGCCGCGTCATGAATAGGATGGCCAGAGATCTGCTGTCACAATATGGCCTGGATATCGATGTCAGCCGCCAGCTCGATCGCTTTTCGGTCGCCATTCAGCAGGTGATCGCCATCGCCCGCGCGGTCGATCTTTCCGGCAAGGTCCTCATTCTCGATGAGCCTACTGCGAGCCTGGATACGCATGAAGTCGAGATGCTTTTCGGCATCGTCAGGCGATTGAAACAGCGCGGGCTGGGAATTGTCTTCATCACGCATTTCCTGGAGCAGGTTTACGAAATCTGCGATCGCATTACCGTTCTCCGCAACGGCCGCCTGGTCGGCACGCGCGATGCGAAGGGTCTTCCTCGGCAGACCCTGATCGCCATGATGCTCGGCCGCGAACTCGCCGAGACGGAAAGTACGATAAAGCAGAGCGAGACGGAAAGCGGCCCGGTCAGATATCACTTCACGAATTTCGGCAAACGCGGCAAAATCAAGCCGTTCGATATGGAGGTGCGCGTCGGCGAAGTTGTGGGCATTGCGGGCCTGCTTGGCTCGGGGCGGACGGAGACCGCCGAAGTGCTCTTCGGCGTCGAGCGCGCCGACAGCGGCGAGGCGAAAATCGAAGGCAAGACCATTGCGCTTTCCAGTCCGCGCGCCGCGATCAAGAGCGGCTTCGGCTTTTGCCCGGAAGACCGCAAGACCGATGGGATCATCGGTGATCTCTCCATTCGCGAAAATATCGTCATGGCGCTGCAGGCGAGGCGGGGCTGGGCAAGGCCCTTGCCGCGCAGCGAGCAGAACGCCATCGCCGATCGCTACATCAAGGCGCTGGATATCCGCACGACCGACCGGGAAAAGCCGATCAGGCTCCTTTCAGGCGGTAACCAGCAGAAAGCGATCCTTGCGCGATGGCTGGCGACCAATCCGAGCTTCCTCATCCTGGATGAGCCGACGCGCGGCATCGATGTCGGTGCTCATGCGGAAATCATCCGCTTGATCGAGGATCTTTGCCGGCAGGGAATGTCCCTGGTGGTCATTTCATCCGAACTTGAGGAGCTTGTCGCCTATAGTTCGCGCGTCATCGTCCTGCGTGACCGCGAACATATTGCCGAGTTGGCCGGAAGTGAGATCACGGCCGGAAATATCGTCGAGGCCATCGCCACGGCTCAAAAGACGCGGGAGGACGCATGAGCTCGCCAATCAAAATCTCCTTGCTTCGGCTGATGCCTCAGCTCATTGCACTCGCGGTTATTCTTCTCTTGAATTTCATAATGTTCCCGCATTTCTTTCATCTGGAAGTTCAGAATGGAAGGCTCTACGGGAGCTTGGTGGACGTACTCAATCGTGGTGCGCCGGTGGCGCTGCTTGCCATCGGCATGACGCTGGTCATCGCCACGAAAGGCATCGATCTGTCCGTCGGCGCGGTCATCGCGATCTGCGGTGCTGTTGCGGCATCCTCGATCGTTGCCGGCTACTCGCTTTCCTATACGCTGCTGTTGACGATCGGCGTCGGCCTGGCATGTGGGCTCTGGAACGGTTTCCTCGTCGCCGTACTCGATATCCAGCCCATCATCGCAACGCTGGTGCTGATGGTGGCGGGCCGCGGGATCGCGCAATTGATCACTGAGGGCGCGATCCTCACCTTCAACAATGACGGACTGATCTTTCTTGGCAGCGGCTCGTTCGTTGCCCTGCCGATGCCGGTGGTGATCTGGCTTGTCGCCGCGCTTTTGGTCATCGCTTTGGTCCGACGCACGGCTCTCGGAATGTTGGTAGAAGCCATCGGCATCAATCGCCGGGCAAGCACCTTGTCCGGTATCCGGACCCCGGTCCTGCTGATTGCGGTTTACGCATTGAGCGGCCTTTGTGCCTCCATTGCGGGCATCATCGTTACTGCCGACATCAAGGGTGCGGACGCCAATAATGCCGGTCTTTGGCTTGAGCTGGATGCGATCCTTGCGGTCGTGGTTGGCGGCAACTCGTTGCTCGGCGGTCGTTTCAGTATCGTCGGTTCGCTGATCGGCGCAATGATCATTCAATCGGTCAATACAGGCATCCTGCTCTCCGGCTTTCCGCCGGAATTCAATCTGGTCATCAAGGCGATTATCGTCATCGTCATTCTGGTCATCCAGTCTCCGGCGGTTCAATCCGCCACGTCATTCTTCTGGCGTCGCCGAGACGAGGGGCAGATGGTGCAAAAGGAGCAGGCAAAGTGAATTCGAAATATCTTCCGCTGCTTGCGACGATCCTCATCTTCATTCTGGCCTATATCGCGTGCGTGACGCAGTATCCGAACATGCTGTCGACGCGGGTGGCGGGCAACCTGTTGACTGATAACGCATTTTTGGGAATTGCCGCCGTAGGCATGACCTTCGTCATCATCTCGGGCGGCATCGACCTGTCCATCGGCTCGATCATTGCCTTTACCGGTGTTTTCCTGGCCGTCATTCTGCGCGATACGGCGATCCATCCGTTGATCGCATTCGTTCTTGCTCTTGTCATCACGACGATTTTTGGCGCTGGCATGGGTGCCATCATTCACTATCTCAGCATGCCGCCTTTCATCGTGACGCTGGCCGGCATGTTTCTGGCGCGGGGCTTCGCCTTCGTGTTGTCGATCGACAGCATCCCGATCGAGCATGATTTCTATTCACAGCTCAACGACCTCTATTGGCTGATGCCTGGCGGCGGCCGGCTGACATTGATCGGCGGCCTCATGCTGCTCGTCTTTGCCGCCGGCATTGTGCTGGCGCAGCGCACCCGCTTCGGCGCCAATGTCTATGCTCTCGGCGGCGGCGCTCAAACGGCGGTGCTGATGGGCGTGCCCGTCGGCAAGACGACCATCCAGATCTATGCCCTTTCTGGATTTCTTGCTGGCCTATCCGGAATCGTTTTTTCTATCTATACATCTGCCGGATACTCGCTTGCCACGGTCGGTGTCGAACTCGATGCGATCGCTGCCGTGGTCATAGGGGGAACACTGCTGACGGGGGGAGCGGGGTTCGTCGGGGGAACACTCATCGGAATTCTCATACAGGGCTTGATTCAGACCTACATCACCTTCGATGGAACGCTTTCCAGCTGGTGGACGAAGATATTGATCGGCTTGCTGCTGTTTGCCTTTATTCTGATGCAGAAGGGACTCCTGCTGCTTTCCCGCTTGAACCGACGATATGTCTGAGGGAGGGACAGAGCTCTTGCGAAACCGAATGCTTGAGACCGGAAAAACCGAGGGAAAATCTCGCACGAGCCACGCTCAGGTGGTCGATGAGTTGGGCAAGGCGATCGTCTCGGGTGCATTTCCGATCGGAAGTATTCTTCCCGGCGACAGCGAGCTTCTGCAACGGTTTAAGGTATCCCGCACGGTTCTGCGTGAAAGCATGAAGACTTTGGCCGCAAAGGGGCTGGTGGTGCCGCGTGCGCGCGTCGGCACGCGCGTGACCGAGAAGATCCATTGGAACATGTTCGATAATGAAGTGCTCAATTGGCATTTCGAAAGCGGCGTCAACAAGGAATTTCTTCTTCATCTTTACGATATACGCATGGCGTTCGAGCCTTTCGCCGCGAGTCTGGTGGCGAAAAGGGCGAGCCGTGAGGACATCGAACTGCTTCGCAATCTTGCAGCCGCCATGGCGGCGCCGCACCATACTTCCGATAGCCTCGCAGTCGCCGATTTGCATTTTCACTTGGCAATTACTGAGGCTTCGCAAAATCCGTTCATGCGGTCGCTGGGTGGGCTTATCAAAGCCGCATTGGTTGGCATGTTTCGCATGAGCGCGCCGCCGTCAACCAATGGCTTCGCCAATATTGCTGATACGCATATGGCCATAGTGGACGCGATAGCGGCACGGGACGGCCTTTCTGCCCATAAGGCGATGGAATTCGTGATTATCGACGGGCGTCAGCATGTCCTCGAAGCTTTCGAGACTCTCGCCGAGGCCTAAAGGTCGCCTTGAATTTCGTCGTAGTTCATCGCTCGACTTGTTGATATGAGGGGACTCGCTCGGCCTATGCCGACGCCTGACCGTATATCTCGGAGCCCGAAATGGAACGCAGCTGCCTCGCCATCATCCTCGCCGCCGGTGACAGCACCCGCATGAAGTCATCGATGTCGAAGGTCCTGCATCCGATTGCCGGGCGCCCGATGATCGCCCATGTCATGGATGCGATCTCCAAGACCGGGATTTCGGCGGCGGCACTGGTTGTCGGGCGCAATGCGGATGAGGTCAGCGCGGCAGCGTCGATCGGCGGCATAACAGTCGAATCCTATCTTCAGAAGGAACGTCTCGGCACAGGCCATGCCGTGCTGGCGGCGCGTGAGGCGATTGCCCGTGGATATGACGACATTATCGTTGCCTACGGAGACGTCCCTCTGCTGACCGATGTGCCGCTTCGTGCCGCCCGCCAGGGACTGGCCGATGGTAACGACATCGTCGTCATTGGATTTCATACGGAACATCCCAACGCCTATGGTCGATTGCTGGTCAAGGATGGCGAGCTGATCGCCATTCGAGAAGCCAAGGATGCAACCGATGCCGAGCTCGCTATAAAGTGGTGCAATAGCGGACTAATGGCGATCAACGGCCGCAAGGCGCTGGATCTCCTTGATCGCATCGGCAACAACAATGCCAAGGGCGAATATTACCTCACCGATCTCGTCGAGATCGCCCGCTCGCTTGGCGGACGCGCCGTTGCCGTCGATGCGCCTGAGGTCGAGATGACCGGCTGCAACAATCGCGCCGAACTTGCCTTCATCGAGCGCCTCTGGCAGGAGCGCCGCCGGCATGAGGTAATGCTGTCGGGCGTGACCATGATAGCGCCGGAAACCGTTTTCCTCGCCTATGACACCGTGATCGGCCAGGATGCGCTGATCGAGCCGAATGTTGTCTTCGGTCCGGGGGCGGTCATCGAGGGAGGCGCAGTCATTCATGCCTTCTCGCACATCGAGGGCGCCCATGTCAGCGCTGGAGCGACAGTCGGACCTTTTGCACGGCTGCGCCCGGGCGCCGTTCTCGCCGGTAGCGCCAAGGTCGGCAATTTCTGCGAGGTCAAGAATGGCAAGATCGGCGAGGGCGCCAAGGTCAATCATCTGACCTATATCGGTGATGCGAAGATCGGAGCCGGCAGCAATATCGGCGCGGGTACGATCACTTGCAATTATGATGGCGTCAACAAGCATGAGACGCATATCGGCGCCAATGCTTTCGTCGGCTCCAACTCATCGCTGGTTGCGCCCATCCGCATCGGCGACGGCGCATATATTGCTTCCGGCAGTGTCATCACCGAGGATGTTCCGGCCAATGCGCTGGCCTTCGGCCGGGCTCGCCAGGAAGTAAAGCCGGAGCGGGCCAAGGTGATCCGCGAGCGAGCCCTTGCCATCAAGGCAGCGAAAAAGGGCGGCCACTAAGACTGTGCGTTGACGTAACGGTCCGAAATCGAAAGTGACCGTGGTTGCAATTGAGAAAATTGCAGGAATGATTAGGACTTGCCTTCATATCTGAGGCCAGACGGAGAGCTGTATGTGCGGTATTGTTGGGATCGTCGGAACGAAGCCTGTGGCGGAGCGTTTGGTGGACGCGCTGCGGCGGCTCGAATACCGCGGCTATGATTCGGCTGGGGTCGCGACGATCCATGACGGCGTGATGGATCGCCGCCGCGCGGAAGGAAAGCTCTTCAATCTGGAGAAGCGGCTGGAAACGGATCCTCTGCCCGGCACGACGGGCATTGCGCACACGCGCTGGGCAACCCACGGTGTTCCGAATGAAATCAATGCCCACCCGCATTTCGTGGAAGGCGTTGCTGTCGTCCATAATGGCATCATCGAAAACTTCTCCGAATTGCGCGAAGAGCTGAAGGCCGAAGGCAAGGTATTTGCTTCGCAGACGGATACGGAAGTCGTCGCGCACCTGCTCGCAAACCATATCCGCGAAGGTCTCGAGCCCCGCGCCGCAATGCTGAAGATGTTGAACCGCGTGACCGGCGCCTACGCATTGGCCGTGATGTTTGAGAACGATCCTGACACGTTGATGGCGGCCCGTTCCGGGCCTCCGCTTGCCGTCGGTTACGGCAAGGGCGAGATGTTCCTGGGTTCGGATGCGATCGCGCTTGCACCTTTCACCAATGAGATCACCTATCTGGTCGACGGCGACTGCGCGATCGTCACGCATGCCGGCGCGACCATTCTCGATTTCAACGGCAATGAAGTGACGAGGCCGCGGCAGATTTCCCAGGCAACCGCCTATGTGGTGGACAAGGGCAATCATCGCCACTTCATGGAAAAGGAAATCTACGAGCAGCCGGAAGTCATTTCCCATGCGCTCAGCCACTATGTCGATTTCGCCAGCTATCGCGTGCGTCCGGATGTCTCGGCCATCGATTTCGGCGGGGTTTCCGGCCTTGCGATATCAGCCTGCGGCACCGCCTATCTCGCCGGCCTCGTGGGTAAATATTGGTTCGAGCGCTATGCGCGCCTGCCGGTCGAAATCGATGTTGCCTCCGAGTTC comes from Rhizobium tropici CIAT 899 and encodes:
- the ytfQ gene encoding galactofuranose ABC transporter, galactofuranose-binding protein YtfQ produces the protein MKFKTALVSATILAACMFTSASAKDLVVGFSQIGSESGWRAAETTLTKQEAKKRGIDLKFADAQQKQENQIKAIRSFIAQGVDAILLAPVVETGWDAVLKEAKEAKIPVILLDRTVAAPKDLYLTAVTSDLVHEGKVAGDWLVKTVGDKKCNIVELQGTTGSSPAIARKKGFDEAIKGHDNLKIVRSQTGDFTRAKGKEVMESFLKAENGGKDICALYAHNDDMAVGAIQAIKEAGLKPGKDILTVSVDSVPDLFKAMAAGEANATVELTPNMAGPAFDALDAYLKTKKEPPKWIQTESKLYTQADDPQKVYEQKKDLGY
- a CDS encoding ABC transporter permease, producing the protein MSSPIKISLLRLMPQLIALAVILLLNFIMFPHFFHLEVQNGRLYGSLVDVLNRGAPVALLAIGMTLVIATKGIDLSVGAVIAICGAVAASSIVAGYSLSYTLLLTIGVGLACGLWNGFLVAVLDIQPIIATLVLMVAGRGIAQLITEGAILTFNNDGLIFLGSGSFVALPMPVVIWLVAALLVIALVRRTALGMLVEAIGINRRASTLSGIRTPVLLIAVYALSGLCASIAGIIVTADIKGADANNAGLWLELDAILAVVVGGNSLLGGRFSIVGSLIGAMIIQSVNTGILLSGFPPEFNLVIKAIIVIVILVIQSPAVQSATSFFWRRRDEGQMVQKEQAK
- the yjfF gene encoding galactofuranose ABC transporter, permease protein YjfF gives rise to the protein MNSKYLPLLATILIFILAYIACVTQYPNMLSTRVAGNLLTDNAFLGIAAVGMTFVIISGGIDLSIGSIIAFTGVFLAVILRDTAIHPLIAFVLALVITTIFGAGMGAIIHYLSMPPFIVTLAGMFLARGFAFVLSIDSIPIEHDFYSQLNDLYWLMPGGGRLTLIGGLMLLVFAAGIVLAQRTRFGANVYALGGGAQTAVLMGVPVGKTTIQIYALSGFLAGLSGIVFSIYTSAGYSLATVGVELDAIAAVVIGGTLLTGGAGFVGGTLIGILIQGLIQTYITFDGTLSSWWTKILIGLLLFAFILMQKGLLLLSRLNRRYV
- the glmU gene encoding bifunctional UDP-N-acetylglucosamine diphosphorylase/glucosamine-1-phosphate N-acetyltransferase GlmU, coding for MERSCLAIILAAGDSTRMKSSMSKVLHPIAGRPMIAHVMDAISKTGISAAALVVGRNADEVSAAASIGGITVESYLQKERLGTGHAVLAAREAIARGYDDIIVAYGDVPLLTDVPLRAARQGLADGNDIVVIGFHTEHPNAYGRLLVKDGELIAIREAKDATDAELAIKWCNSGLMAINGRKALDLLDRIGNNNAKGEYYLTDLVEIARSLGGRAVAVDAPEVEMTGCNNRAELAFIERLWQERRRHEVMLSGVTMIAPETVFLAYDTVIGQDALIEPNVVFGPGAVIEGGAVIHAFSHIEGAHVSAGATVGPFARLRPGAVLAGSAKVGNFCEVKNGKIGEGAKVNHLTYIGDAKIGAGSNIGAGTITCNYDGVNKHETHIGANAFVGSNSSLVAPIRIGDGAYIASGSVITEDVPANALAFGRARQEVKPERAKVIRERALAIKAAKKGGH
- the ytfR gene encoding galactofuranose ABC transporter, ATP-binding protein YtfR; this encodes MAHDVERLLTATGFCKYFPGSTALDHVDFTLMRGEVHALLGENGAGKSTLIKCMTGAYRRDAGALVLDAAEIDPHDTLAAQKLGIGTVYQEVNLLPNLSVAENLFLGRQPRRFGMVSSRVMNRMARDLLSQYGLDIDVSRQLDRFSVAIQQVIAIARAVDLSGKVLILDEPTASLDTHEVEMLFGIVRRLKQRGLGIVFITHFLEQVYEICDRITVLRNGRLVGTRDAKGLPRQTLIAMMLGRELAETESTIKQSETESGPVRYHFTNFGKRGKIKPFDMEVRVGEVVGIAGLLGSGRTETAEVLFGVERADSGEAKIEGKTIALSSPRAAIKSGFGFCPEDRKTDGIIGDLSIRENIVMALQARRGWARPLPRSEQNAIADRYIKALDIRTTDREKPIRLLSGGNQQKAILARWLATNPSFLILDEPTRGIDVGAHAEIIRLIEDLCRQGMSLVVISSELEELVAYSSRVIVLRDREHIAELAGSEITAGNIVEAIATAQKTREDA
- a CDS encoding FadR/GntR family transcriptional regulator, with the translated sequence MRNRMLETGKTEGKSRTSHAQVVDELGKAIVSGAFPIGSILPGDSELLQRFKVSRTVLRESMKTLAAKGLVVPRARVGTRVTEKIHWNMFDNEVLNWHFESGVNKEFLLHLYDIRMAFEPFAASLVAKRASREDIELLRNLAAAMAAPHHTSDSLAVADLHFHLAITEASQNPFMRSLGGLIKAALVGMFRMSAPPSTNGFANIADTHMAIVDAIAARDGLSAHKAMEFVIIDGRQHVLEAFETLAEA
- the glmS gene encoding glutamine--fructose-6-phosphate transaminase (isomerizing), with the translated sequence MCGIVGIVGTKPVAERLVDALRRLEYRGYDSAGVATIHDGVMDRRRAEGKLFNLEKRLETDPLPGTTGIAHTRWATHGVPNEINAHPHFVEGVAVVHNGIIENFSELREELKAEGKVFASQTDTEVVAHLLANHIREGLEPRAAMLKMLNRVTGAYALAVMFENDPDTLMAARSGPPLAVGYGKGEMFLGSDAIALAPFTNEITYLVDGDCAIVTHAGATILDFNGNEVTRPRQISQATAYVVDKGNHRHFMEKEIYEQPEVISHALSHYVDFASYRVRPDVSAIDFGGVSGLAISACGTAYLAGLVGKYWFERYARLPVEIDVASEFRYREMPLSPSQAALFISQSGETADTLASLRYCRDNGLKIGAVVNVRESTIARESDAVFPILAGPEIGVASTKAFTCQLAVLASLAIGAGVARGTISAEDEQEMVRHLVEMPRIMANVLNIIQPQMESLSREISKFKDVLYLGRGTSFPLAMEGALKLKEISYIHAEGYAAGELKHGPIALIDENMPVIVIAPHDRFFDKTVSNMQEVAARGGRIIFITDEIGAAASTLPTMATITLPVVDEIIAPIIFSLPIQLLAYHTAVFMGTDVDQPRNLAKSVTVE